The following are encoded in a window of Euwallacea fornicatus isolate EFF26 chromosome 21, ASM4011564v1, whole genome shotgun sequence genomic DNA:
- the stac gene encoding protein unc-13 homolog 4B isoform X7 has product MMRSSVSEIALNGTNKYSTVMRKRSLPRNHFRGVKKEELQRQTSMYLASMTIDELYTEILYVILHNVGCDVSLEVGQTSLFSYAQDAFRVPNDKHSQLMEIAENKEDPELIINVEVIEAKELKPKDSNGMSDPFVTLYLASNTSHRYNTSVKPMTLNPLWEEHFALPITDKSVDDTLCLEVWDFDPAESVKEKLGKLFEVKGVKGMRKLVKEIAVTATTGQHDNELIGRARIPLNTIPASGMTMWYTLDKKNKVARQGVLKVRICFSSGKNNQVAAQEHRHMRRIILLHELEVSKVSTYWWCGNFSPQAEQLLTQHVAQSGLSPTEVALCSYSVYAGIHHSHPLSFALFSKLLEKLLRPLQTEIVPEEDLRLFWDATRKLLPSCFSIIRKIRKKTANEKTMMKQIIEVLKILHYLKILEPANIDLFPRNLYPWITCNEEGPHCDIQQTLNDAITQGASDWLNYIIENNKETTGTALARLQNLIQLVQLLRSDLQKAVEFYDKLFIEHVSFQYAKCLYTFYQTQLSSLCEPEVREICKNLKTLDYSGYNFGNGPTVTDQTVDPLAEGTSLFNLYLTIQRFVTLGEGICPADYNGFEIRNFHQWFHEGVAQWLDIAVYKALQRIEKAVDLDQLVHIDATVKYSSSAVDTLTIFYQVNTFWQQLNWPDIESCYSFIAKIIDDICRCCVFYAEKMAAKVEGMGTVENVYEKKFEVTNEWCLAINNIDYVRETLEPFARDLGMENVIKKIFEMKSPVEAQRCQDTLDIVISNAIDTVRNSIIELLQTVVQKMTPSMKRLLIEGAELCDQDSNSVDRLMLYVDQNLETMHRELNDENFNRTMEIVWDMLSRTLDEIIQTNIENRRPPSFFANLQKTLTLMLGAYKDPTDYTSCDSLRRTEETLRINGLETCDLIHEVHLDLANKFDELTESPFGEISFRCKFDGDILKIEVMNARDLAVMDSNGTTDSFVRIHLLPEHKFGNVEKPKTKTHNKTLFPLYDETFTLNLSREQREVKNGLILLSVKDKDLLGYNNQYIGEAFVRFEDIPNTSDSLNNLPQIKKKLGRPSNLEINVIKALEHRQGDKQAKEFLKKIKQRLIS; this is encoded by the exons ATGATGAGGTCGAGTGTGtccgaaatagccctaaatggAACCAATAAGTACTCGACGGTGATGAGAAAGAGGTCTCTGCCGAGGAACCACTTTCGGGGGGTTAAGAAGGAGGAGCTCCAAAGGCAAACCAGCATGTATTTGGCCTCCATGACT attgACGAACTCTACACCGAGATTCTCTACGTGATCCTGCATAATGTGGGTTGCGACGTCAGCCTGGAAGTGGGCCAAACCTCCCTTTTCTCATACGCCCAGGATGCGTTCCGGGTACCCAACGACAAACACTCTCAGCTGATGGAAATCGCCGAAAACAAAGAAGATCCGGAACTGATCATCAATGTGGAAGTTATCGAAGCCAAAGAACTAAAGCCCAAAGACTCTAACGGCATGAGCGACCCTTTCGTCACTTTATATTTAGCTTCCAACACCTCTCATCGGTATAACACTTCCGTCAAGCCGATGACTTTGAATCCCCTATGGGAGGAGCATTTTGCACT ACCCATTACTGATAAATCCGTGGACGACACCCTTTGCCTGGAAGTGTGGGATTTCGACCCCGCTGAGtctgttaaagaaaaactggGAAAACTCTTCGAAGTCAAGGGCGTTAAAGGGATGCGCAAATTGGTGAAGGAAATTGCAGTCACCGCCACAACCGGTCAGCACGACAACGAGCTTATCGGACGGGCCAGAATACCATTAAAC ACGATTCCAGCCTCTGGAATGACCATGTGGTACACTCTGGACAAGAAAAACAAAGTGGCCAGGCAGGGAGTTTTGAAGGTGCGCATCTGCTTCAGCTCGGGCAAAAACAATCAGGTGGCGGCCCAGGAACACCGACATATGAGGCGGATCATTCTTCTGCACGAATTGGAGGTTTCCAAG GTTTCCACTTATTGGTGGTGCGGAAACTTTAGTCCGCAGGCCGAACAGCTGCTCACCCAACATGTCGCCCAATCGGGCCTGAGCCCCACCGAAGTGGCCCTTTGCTCTTATTCGGTCTACGCAGGTATTCACCACAGTCATCCTTTGAGCTTCGCGTTGTTCTCGAAACTATTGGAGAAATTGTTAAGGCCGCTTCAAACCGAGATTGTGCCCGAAGAGGACTTGAGGCTCTTCTGGGATGCTACACGGAAATTGTTGCCGTCGTGTTTTAGTATTATTAGAAAGATTAGGAAGAAAACCGCAAATGAAAAGACTATGATGAAGCAG ATAATCGAAGTGCTGAAAATTCTGCACTATCTCAAGATTCTAGAACCCGCAAACATTGATTTATTCCCCCGTAATCTCTACCCTTGGATTACTTGCAACGAAGAAGGTCCCCACTGTGATATCCAACAAACTCTGAACGATGCCATAACTCAAGGGGCCAGCGACTGGTTAAACTACATTATAGAGAATAACAAGGAAACCACCGGAACTGCTTTGGCGAGGCTTCAAAACTTGATCCAGTTGGTTCAGTTGCTCAGGAGCGATTTGCAGAAAGCCGTGGAGTTTTACGATAAGCTTTTCATTGA GCACGTGAGCTTCCAATATGCCAAATGCCTGTACACATTCTATCAAACGCAATTGTCATCGCTGTGCGAGCCGGAAGTGCGGGAGATCTGCAAAAACCTCAAGACTTTGGATTATTCAGGGTATAATTTTGGTAATGGACCAACCGTCACGGATCAAACCGTGGATCCTTTAGCTGAGGGGACTTCGTTGTTTAATTTGTACCTGACAATTCAGCGATTTGTCACATTGGGAGAGGGAATTTGCCCAGCGGATTATAATggatttgaaataagaaatttccaTCAA TGGTTCCACGAAGGCGTAGCTCAGTGGTTGGATATAGCCGTGTATAAAGCACTGCAAAGGATAGAAAAGGCAGTGGATTTAGACCAACTTGTGCACATAGATGCCACTGTGAAGTACAGTTCATCTGCTGTAGACACTTTAACTATTTTCTATCAG gTTAACACTTTCTGGCAACAACTAAATTGGCCGGACATTGAAAGTTGCTATAGCTTCATAGCCAAAATCATTGAT GACATTTGTCGGTGTTGCGTGTTTTATGCGGAAAAAATGGCCGCCAAAGTGGAAGGAATGGGTACCGTTGAGAATGTCtatgaaaagaaatttgagGTGACCAACGAGTGGTGTTTGGCGATAAATAACATAGATTACGTACGTGAAACTTTGGAACCGTTCGCTCGAGATCTGGGCATGGAGAAtgtaattaagaaaatattcgaaatgaaGAGCCCAGTGGAAGCCCAAAGATGTCAAGATACGTTGGATATTGTTATTTCCAATGCCATTGACACAGTTAGAAATTCCATAATTGAACTGTTACAAACTGTGGTTCAAAAG ATGACTCCTTCAATGAAACGTCTTTTAATTGAAGGTGCTGAGCTATGCGATCAAGACAGCAACAGTGTCGATCGCTTGATGCTGTATGTAGATCAGAACTTGGAAACTATGCACCGGGAATTGAACGACGAAAACTTCAATCGCACTATGGAAATCGTATGGGACATGCTTAGTAGGACGTTGgatgaaattattcaaactaATATTGAG AATCGTCGTCCCCCCTCGTTTTTCGCCAATCTCCAGAAAACCCTGACTCTTATGCTGGGAGCTTACAAAGACCCCACCGACTACACTAGCTGTGATTCATTGAGACGTACCGAGGAGACTTTAAGGATTAACGGATTGGAAACTTGCGACCTCATTCATGAAGTTCATTTAGACCTGGCAAATAAATTCGACGAACTCACCGAGTCGCCCTTTGGAGAGATTTCGTTTCGGTGCAAGTTTGATGGCGATATTTTAAAGATTGAAGTGATGAACGCACGGGATTTAGCTGTGATGGATTCAAATGGAACTACAGACTCTTTTGTACGGATTCATCTTCTCCCTGAGCACAAGTTTGGCAACGTTGAAAAGCCGAAAACCAAGACTCACAATAAAACGCTTTTCCCGCTTTATGATGAGACTTTCACTCT AAATTTGAGCAGAGAACAAAGAGAAGTGAAGAATGGACTTATATTGCTGAGCGTCAAAGATAAAGACTTACTGGGGTACAATAACCAATACATTGGAGAGGCGTTCGTTAGATTTGAAGATATTCCAAATACCAGTGACTCCCTGAATAATTTACCCCAGATCAAAAAGAAACTGGGGCGACCATCTAATCTAG aaattaatgtAATAAAGGCGTTGGAACACAGACAGGGCGACAAACAAGCCAAAGAGTTCCTTAAAAAGATCAAGCAGAGATTGATTTCCTAG
- the Ssadh gene encoding glutarate-semialdehyde dehydrogenase: MITPQSNIPSTLRLMLSTPSIRKMHMNRTTALNRKGFVDGQWVDAASGKTLKVYNPVNGNVVGSVPDMHVEDTQTAIDAAFKAFQTWKDTTAKQRSQILRKWYDLMLTNQKEIAEIMTLESGKPLVEANGEVVYGNSFIEWFSELARQVRGDVLSSSTPSKKLLVQHQPIGVVGLITPWNFPHAMIARKASAALAAGCTVVIKPAEDTPLTAVEMGKYAEEAGFPPGVVNIVTSSRLNTPAIGKLLCEHHLVAGISFTGSTAVGRILYQQCAHGIKRLGLELGGNAPFIVFNSANIDKAVEGALTAKFRNCGQTCVAANRFFIQEGVYDTFLDKLTSRVKALKIGDGLHEGVQLGPLINEAQLHKVADFVNDAVSKGAKIVTGGKPMPDVGRLFYLPTILTDINDTMLVYGEEVFGPVISLIKFKTEKEALDIANTCDVGLAGYFYSEDVSQIFRVSKNMEVGMVGVNEGLISCAEAPFGGVKQSGLGREGSHLGMEDYMYIKYTCIGNLA, translated from the exons ATGATTACACCACAGAGTAACATTCCCTCAACTTTGAGGTTAATGCTCAGCACTCCAAGCATTAGGAAAATGCACATGAATCGTACAACAGCCCTGAACCGCAAGGGCTTCGTCGACGGCCAGTGGGTTGATGCCGCAAGCGGCAAGACCCTGAAAGTGTATAATCCTGTAAATGGTAATGTTGTGGGAAGTGTGCCTGATATGCATGTCGAAGACACACAGACTGCCATTGATGCAGCATTTAAAGCCTTCCAAACTTGGAAAGACACCACCGCTAAGCAAAGATCGCAAATTCTTAGAAAGTGGTACGATTTAATGTTAACTAACCAAAAGGAAATTGCGGAAATTATGACTTTAGAGTCGGGGAAGCCGTTGGTTGAGGCGAATGGGGAGGTTGTTTATGGTAATTCTTTCATTGAGTGGTTCTCGGAGCTGGCGCGTCAAGTGCGTGGTGACGTGCTTTCAAGCTCAACCCCCTCTAAGAAGCTTCTAGTCCAGCATCAGCCAATTGGAGTTGTGGGATTGATTACTCCTTGGAATTTTCCTCATGCAATGATTGCACGTAAGGCTTCAGCTGCTTTAGCTGCAGGATGCACTGTGGTGATTAAGCCAGCTGAGGACACCCCATTGACTGCAGTTGAAATGGGTAAATATGCCGAAGAAGCTGGATTTCCTCCAGGTGTTGTCAACATTGTCACAAGCAGCAGATTAAACACTCCTGCTATAGGAAAACTCCTGTGTGAACACCATTTAGTGGCAGGAATTTCATTTACTGGCTCTACAGCAGTTGGAAGAATCCTGTATCAGCAATGTGCACATGGAATAAAGCGATTAGGACTTGAACTGGGAGGAAATGCCCCTTTCATTGTTTTCAACTCTGCTAACATAGATAAAGCTGTTGAGGGAGCTTTGACGGCTAAATTTAGAAACTGTGGACAAACTTGTGTTGCTGCAAATAGATTTTTCATCCAAGAAGGGGTGTATGATACATTTTTAGACAAATTAACTAGCAGAGTGAAGGCATTGAAAATAGGGGATGGTTTGCATGAAGGGGTGCAACTTGGACCTTTAATAAATGAGGCACAATTACATAAAGTAGCCGATTTTGTTAATGATGCTGTGTCAAAAGGGGCCAAGATTGTCACAG GAGGAAAGCCTATGCCGGATGTAGGCAGGCTCTTTTATCTGCCCACAATTCTCACAGATATCAATGACACAATGCTTGTTTATGGAGAGGAAGTCTTCGGGCCAGTGataagtttaataaaattcaaaaccgAAAAGGAAGCGCTAGATATTGCCAATACATGCGACGTGGGCCTGGCGGGGTATTTTTATTCGGAAGACGTGTCGCAAATCTTCCGAGTTAGCAAGAACATGGAAGTGGGCATGGTCGGAGTAAATGAGGGGCTAATTTCATGCGCAGAGGCGCCTTTTGGGGGAGTTAAGCAATCGGGTTTGGGGAGGGAGGGTTCTCACTTGGGTATGGAagattatatgtatattaagtaTACTTGTATTGGAAATCTGGCTTAA
- the stac gene encoding protein unc-13 homolog 4B isoform X6, protein MAQTREQAEKKQVAEAAAQIAPKDDEEEEDSEEKPASAESEASTSDSENEKEDLETEFIAAAFNIDELYTEILYVILHNVGCDVSLEVGQTSLFSYAQDAFRVPNDKHSQLMEIAENKEDPELIINVEVIEAKELKPKDSNGMSDPFVTLYLASNTSHRYNTSVKPMTLNPLWEEHFALPITDKSVDDTLCLEVWDFDPAESVKEKLGKLFEVKGVKGMRKLVKEIAVTATTGQHDNELIGRARIPLNTIPASGMTMWYTLDKKNKVARQGVLKVRICFSSGKNNQVAAQEHRHMRRIILLHELEVSKVSTYWWCGNFSPQAEQLLTQHVAQSGLSPTEVALCSYSVYAGIHHSHPLSFALFSKLLEKLLRPLQTEIVPEEDLRLFWDATRKLLPSCFSIIRKIRKKTANEKTMMKQIIEVLKILHYLKILEPANIDLFPRNLYPWITCNEEGPHCDIQQTLNDAITQGASDWLNYIIENNKETTGTALARLQNLIQLVQLLRSDLQKAVEFYDKLFIEHVSFQYAKCLYTFYQTQLSSLCEPEVREICKNLKTLDYSGYNFGNGPTVTDQTVDPLAEGTSLFNLYLTIQRFVTLGEGICPADYNGFEIRNFHQWFHEGVAQWLDIAVYKALQRIEKAVDLDQLVHIDATVKYSSSAVDTLTIFYQVNTFWQQLNWPDIESCYSFIAKIIDDICRCCVFYAEKMAAKVEGMGTVENVYEKKFEVTNEWCLAINNIDYVRETLEPFARDLGMENVIKKIFEMKSPVEAQRCQDTLDIVISNAIDTVRNSIIELLQTVVQKMTPSMKRLLIEGAELCDQDSNSVDRLMLYVDQNLETMHRELNDENFNRTMEIVWDMLSRTLDEIIQTNIENRRPPSFFANLQKTLTLMLGAYKDPTDYTSCDSLRRTEETLRINGLETCDLIHEVHLDLANKFDELTESPFGEISFRCKFDGDILKIEVMNARDLAVMDSNGTTDSFVRIHLLPEHKFGNVEKPKTKTHNKTLFPLYDETFTLNLSREQREVKNGLILLSVKDKDLLGYNNQYIGEAFVRFEDIPNTSDSLNNLPQIKKKLGRPSNLEINVIKALEHRQGDKQAKEFLKKIKQRLIS, encoded by the exons ATGGCCCAGACCAGGGAGCAAGCTGAGAAGAAACAAGTCGCAGAAGCAGCCGCACAAATTGCaccaaaa GACGATGAGGAAGAAGAAGACTCGGAAGAAAAACCTGCATCCGCAGAGAGTGAGGCCTCAACTTCGGACTCTGAAAACGAGAAAGAGGACCTGGAAACCGAATTTATTGCCGCGGCATTTAAC attgACGAACTCTACACCGAGATTCTCTACGTGATCCTGCATAATGTGGGTTGCGACGTCAGCCTGGAAGTGGGCCAAACCTCCCTTTTCTCATACGCCCAGGATGCGTTCCGGGTACCCAACGACAAACACTCTCAGCTGATGGAAATCGCCGAAAACAAAGAAGATCCGGAACTGATCATCAATGTGGAAGTTATCGAAGCCAAAGAACTAAAGCCCAAAGACTCTAACGGCATGAGCGACCCTTTCGTCACTTTATATTTAGCTTCCAACACCTCTCATCGGTATAACACTTCCGTCAAGCCGATGACTTTGAATCCCCTATGGGAGGAGCATTTTGCACT ACCCATTACTGATAAATCCGTGGACGACACCCTTTGCCTGGAAGTGTGGGATTTCGACCCCGCTGAGtctgttaaagaaaaactggGAAAACTCTTCGAAGTCAAGGGCGTTAAAGGGATGCGCAAATTGGTGAAGGAAATTGCAGTCACCGCCACAACCGGTCAGCACGACAACGAGCTTATCGGACGGGCCAGAATACCATTAAAC ACGATTCCAGCCTCTGGAATGACCATGTGGTACACTCTGGACAAGAAAAACAAAGTGGCCAGGCAGGGAGTTTTGAAGGTGCGCATCTGCTTCAGCTCGGGCAAAAACAATCAGGTGGCGGCCCAGGAACACCGACATATGAGGCGGATCATTCTTCTGCACGAATTGGAGGTTTCCAAG GTTTCCACTTATTGGTGGTGCGGAAACTTTAGTCCGCAGGCCGAACAGCTGCTCACCCAACATGTCGCCCAATCGGGCCTGAGCCCCACCGAAGTGGCCCTTTGCTCTTATTCGGTCTACGCAGGTATTCACCACAGTCATCCTTTGAGCTTCGCGTTGTTCTCGAAACTATTGGAGAAATTGTTAAGGCCGCTTCAAACCGAGATTGTGCCCGAAGAGGACTTGAGGCTCTTCTGGGATGCTACACGGAAATTGTTGCCGTCGTGTTTTAGTATTATTAGAAAGATTAGGAAGAAAACCGCAAATGAAAAGACTATGATGAAGCAG ATAATCGAAGTGCTGAAAATTCTGCACTATCTCAAGATTCTAGAACCCGCAAACATTGATTTATTCCCCCGTAATCTCTACCCTTGGATTACTTGCAACGAAGAAGGTCCCCACTGTGATATCCAACAAACTCTGAACGATGCCATAACTCAAGGGGCCAGCGACTGGTTAAACTACATTATAGAGAATAACAAGGAAACCACCGGAACTGCTTTGGCGAGGCTTCAAAACTTGATCCAGTTGGTTCAGTTGCTCAGGAGCGATTTGCAGAAAGCCGTGGAGTTTTACGATAAGCTTTTCATTGA GCACGTGAGCTTCCAATATGCCAAATGCCTGTACACATTCTATCAAACGCAATTGTCATCGCTGTGCGAGCCGGAAGTGCGGGAGATCTGCAAAAACCTCAAGACTTTGGATTATTCAGGGTATAATTTTGGTAATGGACCAACCGTCACGGATCAAACCGTGGATCCTTTAGCTGAGGGGACTTCGTTGTTTAATTTGTACCTGACAATTCAGCGATTTGTCACATTGGGAGAGGGAATTTGCCCAGCGGATTATAATggatttgaaataagaaatttccaTCAA TGGTTCCACGAAGGCGTAGCTCAGTGGTTGGATATAGCCGTGTATAAAGCACTGCAAAGGATAGAAAAGGCAGTGGATTTAGACCAACTTGTGCACATAGATGCCACTGTGAAGTACAGTTCATCTGCTGTAGACACTTTAACTATTTTCTATCAG gTTAACACTTTCTGGCAACAACTAAATTGGCCGGACATTGAAAGTTGCTATAGCTTCATAGCCAAAATCATTGAT GACATTTGTCGGTGTTGCGTGTTTTATGCGGAAAAAATGGCCGCCAAAGTGGAAGGAATGGGTACCGTTGAGAATGTCtatgaaaagaaatttgagGTGACCAACGAGTGGTGTTTGGCGATAAATAACATAGATTACGTACGTGAAACTTTGGAACCGTTCGCTCGAGATCTGGGCATGGAGAAtgtaattaagaaaatattcgaaatgaaGAGCCCAGTGGAAGCCCAAAGATGTCAAGATACGTTGGATATTGTTATTTCCAATGCCATTGACACAGTTAGAAATTCCATAATTGAACTGTTACAAACTGTGGTTCAAAAG ATGACTCCTTCAATGAAACGTCTTTTAATTGAAGGTGCTGAGCTATGCGATCAAGACAGCAACAGTGTCGATCGCTTGATGCTGTATGTAGATCAGAACTTGGAAACTATGCACCGGGAATTGAACGACGAAAACTTCAATCGCACTATGGAAATCGTATGGGACATGCTTAGTAGGACGTTGgatgaaattattcaaactaATATTGAG AATCGTCGTCCCCCCTCGTTTTTCGCCAATCTCCAGAAAACCCTGACTCTTATGCTGGGAGCTTACAAAGACCCCACCGACTACACTAGCTGTGATTCATTGAGACGTACCGAGGAGACTTTAAGGATTAACGGATTGGAAACTTGCGACCTCATTCATGAAGTTCATTTAGACCTGGCAAATAAATTCGACGAACTCACCGAGTCGCCCTTTGGAGAGATTTCGTTTCGGTGCAAGTTTGATGGCGATATTTTAAAGATTGAAGTGATGAACGCACGGGATTTAGCTGTGATGGATTCAAATGGAACTACAGACTCTTTTGTACGGATTCATCTTCTCCCTGAGCACAAGTTTGGCAACGTTGAAAAGCCGAAAACCAAGACTCACAATAAAACGCTTTTCCCGCTTTATGATGAGACTTTCACTCT AAATTTGAGCAGAGAACAAAGAGAAGTGAAGAATGGACTTATATTGCTGAGCGTCAAAGATAAAGACTTACTGGGGTACAATAACCAATACATTGGAGAGGCGTTCGTTAGATTTGAAGATATTCCAAATACCAGTGACTCCCTGAATAATTTACCCCAGATCAAAAAGAAACTGGGGCGACCATCTAATCTAG aaattaatgtAATAAAGGCGTTGGAACACAGACAGGGCGACAAACAAGCCAAAGAGTTCCTTAAAAAGATCAAGCAGAGATTGATTTCCTAG